The window GCCCAGACCTCGATACACCAAGAGACTGTTTACGTAGTACCGGAAAGCCTTACCGGTCGGGATTCTTCCTGCCACGACATGGGGCTTGAACAGGAACCCCTGCTCTTCAAGGTCAGACATGACATTCCTGATAGTAGCTGAACTCCACCGGTGTCCCAGAAGCTTTGAGAGCGTCCTTGAACCCACGGGCTCAGCCGACGTGATATACGACGTTACGATCAATTCCAGAATCTTGACTTCTCGCTCGTTCAATGCTTCCATAGCGCTACCAGACATCGGTCTATTCCCGGCCGTGCCTCAGACCGGGGTACTCTGACACCTGTAATAAACTAATGATATCCGCCAGGTTTGTCAAGCCGGTTTTGCCCCATTTTACAGGGCTTTACGGGGCATTGGCTCGGCCCGGCGTCCTTAGCCGACAGAATCACTCGTCGGGGGCGTACGAGGCGGGCAGTCCCCTTTGGTTCCTGAGTTCTTCTATCTTGTTCAGCGGCTTCTCAAGTTGTCGCCTGCGCGTTGTTGTGAGGGCCTCGTACTCCTTCTGGGTATCCTCAATGCGCTTCCCAAGAACTTCAAATTTCTTCTGAAACTCATCCCATTGCTTCTTGAAGCTTCCCAGGAGAGAGAGTATCTCGTTCGAGGTCTGCTCCAACGCGAAGGCATCCACCGCCTGACGGATTATTGCCAGCACGGCAAAGAGAGTTAGCGGCGAAACGAAGAGCACCTTGCTTCGCAAGCTCTCGTCGACGATCATACTGTCGTGTTCGTAGATAAATGCATATATCTGTTCGTTGGGTATAAAAAGCAGGGCATAATCAATTGTATTCTGTTCGGGGTTTATATACTCCCGCGTAGTGACCTCTTTTATTTTGGCCCTCACATCTTTCAGAAAGTCGCTTCGAAATCTTGACTTTTCCATATCGGAAGCAGCCTCAAGAAATCTCATATAGTTATCAAGGGGGAACTTGACGTCCATGTTCAACCGCAGATCCTTGGGGAGAAGAAAGGTAAAATCGGGTCGCGACCCTATGCCCTCTATGGCTTTCTGCTTCACGTAATTGACGCTTTCGATAAATCCTGCCAACCGCAGTATGTCTTCTGCCATACGCTCGCCCCATTGTCCCCTCGCTTTTGTGCTTGCAAGAGCCTCCCTGAGCATGGCCGTGGTCTGGGCAAGCGTTGCGGTTTGTTCGCCGGCAAGTTTCAGATGCTTGCTCAGCTCTCCGAATTTCTCAACCCTGTCTTTCTCCAGAGAAGACATGAGAACCGAAACCGATTCCAGCTGGTTTGTCATTCTTTGCAGTTGCTGATCTATAAGGCCTTTCTTGGCATCCAGTTCCTTTACACCCAGTTCACGCTCAGATTCCAGTCGCTGGTGGGCAAGCTTCAGAAATTCTTCGGTGGACTTGGCAAGCGCGTCCAGAGAGAGACAGCCAAAAGCGGCTTTCACGTTTTCCACTATCGCGTCGACATGGGCTTTTCGCTCACTCTCGCTCTCCCGAAAAAGCTCCCCGGCCAATTCGCGCGCAGTTCTGTTCTGTACGATCCGCAGCAGAAAAGCAGAGCCCAATCCGAGAACAAAACCTGCTACGAGAGCAACAACAACCGCCACCCAGTTCATAGATACATCCCTCTTTGCTATTCTACCTTTTTTGGCTGCCCCGTGTAAACGCGACGTTCCCTTGCATATACTCAGCAGCGTCACTATATTTGGGTATAATGCCCGTGGCCGGCGAGCAGCGTTCAGCATAGACGTTACGCTGAACGCTGATGACTGCTCACTGATCATCGGCTCCTTTTTTTCAGGGAGGAATTATGGCGGAAGCAATGATCAAGATTGAAGGCATGACCTGCCAGCACTGTGTGATGCGCGTGAAAAAGGCCTTTGAAACTCTTCCCGGCATATTATCGCTCGACGTCCAAATCGGTCGAGCCAGCCTCAGCTACGATGATTCGGTGGTCAAGCGGGAGGATCTCGAAGCAGCCGTTACGGCAGCCGGGTATCGCGTAGCAGCGTGAACACCGGTTCATAGGTCGGGTAGCCGGGAGAAGTGCCTGCCGGGTCAGGCAGCATAGGGTTAACATTGGTGCGACAAATAGGCAGAAGGTTGTTTCTCAGGATTGCGGCTTGGAGCGCTCTCGCCGCGTCCGCGCCCTCGTGGGTGTGGGCGGTCTTTGTCGAAAAACTTCAAGTCAGGACTGTCGAGAAAGATACGTTCCGATTCAATCCCGTAACCGGTTCAATCCACTGGACGGATAAAAAGCGTGAAGAGCCTTACTACTTGCTGGTTGATGGACTTGTCCAGCAACCGCTTCGTCTCTCCTATGGAGAACTCAAAGCCTTGCCCCGAACAGAGCAGTCATCTGATTTTCATTGCGTCGAGGGCTGGTCGGTCAAGGCGCTGCGCTGGGGCGGTTTCCGTTTCAGTGAAATCATGAAAAAGGTCGCACTACGTCCCCCGGCAAAGTATGTGGTTTTTCATTCACTTGGAAAAACAGAGTCCCCTGCCGGCACGCTCGATCACTATGTCGAGTCGTTTTCAATCGAAGAATTGCTCGATCCGAAGAAGGAATGCCTGCTCGCGTTGTCGCTGGACGGCAAGCCTCTGCCGCACGAGCATGGCGCGCCTCTGCGCGTGGTCTCGCCCTACGACCTTGGTTACAAGGGAAGTAAATTTGTGGCAAGGATCGAATTCACCACTAAGAGAGAGGCCGGTTGGTGGACGCTCGCAAATCCAGTTTACCCTTCCGAAGCCCCGGTGCCGAAAAGCAGGCTGACAAAGAAGAATTGAGACTGCAACACGTCTCCGTCAATGCATGGCCCCGACGTCCGTATGCGCCCCCCTCCTCAGAAAGTAGACCAACGGGATCAAGCAGACACCCATAATACCGAGCAGGTAGAAGGTGTCATTAAATGAGAGCATGGTAGCCTCCCTGATGAGGTTCTTGTACGTCATCCCCAGGATACCCTTATCCGCGAGCATTGTTCCGATGCCATGACTGCCAAAAATTGCCCGCCCTTTCTGGAGCATGAACTGATACGGTTGATCAAAGGGCGTGAGGTGTTCTACCAGACGTAGCTGGTGGAACTGCGCCCGCCGCGCCAGCAGGGTCGTCACGAACGCTACGCCAAAGCTTCCTCCGAGGTTCCGAAGAAGGTTAAATATGGCGGTTGCATTGGCCATATCCTCTTTTCGAACGGTGGAGAGTGTAAGATTGGTAAGAGGAATGAAGATGAACCCCATACCGAAACCGAGAATGATGCGGGGCCACATTATAGACTCAAAACTCGCCAGCAGGTTAAATCCGGACATCAGATAAACCGACAGCGCCAGCATGAGCACGCCGAACAGAAGGATGGCCTTGGGATTGACTTTAGTTATGAGCGGCCCGGCGATCAACAAAGCGATGACCGTCGCAAAACCGCCGGGTCCGAGAACAACGCCTGCCAGTGTAGCCGTGTAGCCCATGAGCGTCTGAAGATACAGGGGCAACAGCACGATACTAGAAAACATGATGAAAAATGCGAAGAACATGATGGTGTTGCCAGCCGAAAACGAGGCGTTCCTGAAAATCTTTAAGCTCACCACCGGCGCCTCTGCCCTGAGTTCTGCGAGGACAAAAAGAACGAGTGATACCACCGAGGTGACCGAAAGCCAGACGATGAGATTCGAGGCAAACCAGTCTTCCCGCTCTCCTTTATCGAGCACTACTTGAAGGCAGCCCAGGCCGAGCACGATAAAGAGAAGGCCCAGATAGTCCATCTTCATTCTGATCCGCATCATGTAAGGCGGGTCTTTTATGACGAGGAAGGTCAATAGCAGAGACAGTACACCTATGGGGACATTGATAAAAAAGATCCAGTGCCATGACCAGTTGTCCGTTATCCAGCCGCCCATCAAGGGACCGACGATCGGCCCGAACATAATGCCGAGGCCGAAGAACGCCATGGCGATGCCGTGCTGCCGGGGCGGAAAAGTCTCGAGAAGAATTGACTGCGAAATAGGCTGGAGCGCACCGCCGCCGAGTCCCTGGAAGATACGGAACACGATGAGACTTTCCAGGTTCCATGCAAGGCCGCAGAGAAGAGAACTCGCAGTGAACAGTGCTATAGAGAAAAGAAGATAGACCTTCCTTCCAAAGACACGGCTGAGCCACCCTGTTATAGGAATTATGATTGCGTTGGAGACGAGATACGTCGTGATCGTCCACGTTGATTCGTCAATGCCCGCAGAGAGACTTCCTCTGATGTGATCGAGGGCAACATTCACTACCGACATGTCCACGATCTCAATCAACGTGGGGATCATGACGACAATAGCGACGATCCACTTATTCATCTGAGAAGGGCGGCTTTGTCAAAAGTCCATCTGCGTCGTTGACTGCACCGCGCGTCGCTCCGACGTACCGCAAGGTACGCCTCCGCTCCTCGCGACTTGAGCGCCTGGCAGCTGGAGCTTTTTACTTTGCCGCCGCAAAGACCTCCTTATCCTGGGATAAGTGCGACTAGGAACCTTTTTGCACGTGGCTCATAGCTGAAGGACTTAAAGCTGAATCCTGATAGCTTTGCTGGGTGACTTCCAACTCGTCAGTTCGCATTTGTCACCGCTCACTGCTCACTGTCACGTTATGTTGTTCACCCGTCACCACTGACTGCCCGCTTTATTCTACGACTATGGTTGGCACGACCGACATGCCGACGCGCAATACGTGGTCACGGTTTGATTCTTTGTCCAATAGTATCTTGACCGGTATCCGCTGCACCACTTTCACGTAATTGCCTGTAGCGTTCTCGGGCGGAAAGAGTGAAAAAACGGTCCCCGTTCCTGCCATAACGCTGTCCACAACCCCCTTAAACTTTCTGTCGGAATACATGTCGGCCTTTATGCTGACCTGTTGGCCACGCCTGACATTTTTAAGCTGAGTCTCCTTGTAGTTTGCCACCACCCAGATATCATCCAGTGGAACCACGGCAAGAAGAGGCATTCCTACACTTACCTGGTTGCCGGTTTCGACCGATTTCTTCGTCACGTAGCCATCCACAGGCGCCAGGATCCTGGTATAGCTTCTGTTCAGGTCCGCCTGCGCAAGCATGGCTTCCTTGTTCTTGATCTGCGCCCTCTGGGTGGTAACCCCATTTTCAGCCTGCTTTACAACGGCTGTCTGAGTAGCAATGGCTGCTTCGGCTTGCTTGAGGCGCGCCCGCGCTGCTTCCAGTTGTGCTTCGGTTACTTTGAACCCTGTTGCCACCCGTTCATACCTCTCTTTGGAAACAGCGTCCTTCTTGTACAAGCCCTCATAACGAACAAGGTCTGTCCTTGACTGGGCGAGGTTTGCTTCTTCAGCGGCCAGATTGGCTCTTGCCGCTTTCAGCTGAGCCTCCAACTCAACCATTTGTTGCCCGGCTGCTTTTGCCTTGCTCTCCTGCTCGTTTAATTTCATCCTCTCTGCCTCGAGCGAGGTAGATGCTTCATTAACGCGGACGTCATAATCTATGGGATCGAGCTCCAGAAGCGTTTCGCCGGTTTTGACAAACTGATTGTCCTGCACGTTGACTTTTTTTACCGTGCCCACCACTTTTGAGGCTATACTGTGGATCCTGCCCTCTACAAAGGCATCATCCGTGCTGATATGCGTAGCCTTATACTTCACATAGAGCAAAATGGAGACAATACCTGCCACCATTATGAGACCGACAACAACGAACAGCTTTGTGCGGTGATTCCGGAAATTTTCCGATTGCTCTTTCATTGATAAGCTTCCCTCAACTCTCTGCCGATGGCGTAAAGATAGCCGGCCTCCGACCGGTAGTAATCATACAGGGATTTGTAGTAGTTGGTTTCCGCCAGACTCTGCAGGGCAATGGCATCCGTAACATCCAACGCCAGCCCGACGCCTTCCGCGTATCTCGCCTTATTGATCCTGAGATTCTCCTCCGATTGTGCAATCGCACTCTTTGTTACAACGATCCGCTCCTTTGCGTTGGCACAATCGAGATAGTACTTCTCCAGTTCAAGCCTGATATCCTCCAGAAGCTTTTTCTTCTGAACTGCGAGGGTCATCTTGCGGGATCTGATCTTATCCAGTTCAGCCTTGGTGGCGCCTCCACTGAAAATATTGATGTTCATGAGAAGATTCACGGACCAGATGCCTTCGTACACCTGGTACCTATTCTCCGTGTAGTTATAGCCGCCCTGAGCCAGAAATCTCGGGTAGTATTCCGATTTGCGTGCTGTCTCCTCAAAGCCCAACCCCTTCATCGTGGTATCAACCATCTGGACCTCGGGTCGCTCTTTTTCAGCCTTATCGGCCGCAGCCTCAAGAGAAATCATTTCTCGGTCCGCGGCAGCCGGTTCCATCAGTTCTACGGGCATGGAAATGGAGCGTGCCAGCATCGTGTTTATTCTGGCTCCATTGATCCTTCTTAAGTTTTGGGCCGTGAGCAACTTCTGCTTAGCGTCGGAGAGTTTCACCTCCGCCTGCAGAAGATCATTCTTGGTTATGACACCTGAGCTGTGCAGGTCGCGGGCAACCTGCAGATGGGCTTCCAGACTCTCCTTCTCCTTTTCCGCCACCGCAATCAACTTCTCCGACTCCAGAGCGTCAAAATAGAGAAAGGCAAAATCGAGCGCGACAAGGTTTCGCGTCCTCTTTGTATCCAGCCTCTTTGCGTCCAGGAGAGCCACACTTGCCTTATACTGGGAAGCCGTTCCCATGAAGTCAAAGAGAATCTGCTGCACTGCAGCGCTGTACGCATAATAATTTTCCTGGCTGATCGGGGCATGGACGTTATTCAGTTTCACTGACGGCGTATTATTCAGATAGCTCTGGCCGGCCGAAGCATAGACATTGGGAAGGAGCCTTGCCCGCGCCACCAGCGTATCGGCTTCCGTAGTCTTCTCTTCCTGCTCCCGTATCTTTACCAGCCTGCTTTCGGCCGTGACCATTTTCAGCCCTTCCGGGAGGTAGAGCGGCTCTGCATACACGCGGCAGCACAAGATTACAAGCACTAAAGCATGCATCAACGAAAGGAGCGCGCAGCGAGACATCGTCCTTTTCGCCTCCTTCATCATCATACGCCCAACGGGATTATTCGACTTTAACGAACCTAAGCCTACCACGTATGCTGCCCCTTTCAAAGCGAATACGTTCATTGGTCTTGTTTCTCGAGTGCTTACAATTCACGTAAAGCACTCACCGATCAATTGAGATATTTGGTTTCTGGAATTAGAGGCTTACTTGAACTTGTGCTGGTCCTTGTTTTTCTCATAAAGGATTTTGAGACCTTTAAGTGTGAGGAGCTCATCCACTTCATCAATGGTCTCTGACTCTTTATAGATAAGGTTAGCCAGCCCACCCGTTCCGATCACGTAAGGATCAGTCTTCACTTTATCCTTCATGCGTCTTACTATGCCGTCTACAAGGCTGACGTAGCCATATATGATGCCTGCCTGCATTGCCGTGATGGTGTTCTTGCCGATTATCTCCTTCGGTTTTACAAGCTCGACACGCGGCAGTTTTGACGCCCTCTCAAACAGCGCTTCCAGAGATATCATCATGCCAGGCGCGATGACGCCACCCTGGTATTCACCCTTGGCAGTTACATAGTCAAAGGTGGTTGCCGTTCCGAAATCTACAATGATAAGCGGTTTCTTGTGCCGTTCGTAACCGGCCACGGCGTTGACAATCCGGTCGGCCCCAACCTCCTGCGGATTATCGTAAAGAATGGGCATGCCCGTTTTTATGCCCGGTTCAACCACCAGGGGCTCTATACCCATATATTTCTTGCAGACCAGATGAAACGGAATCAAGAGCGGCGGCACCACGCAGGATATGATGGCACTATGAAAATCCTGGAGCCGCATCTTCTCAAAATAGATGAGGCTGTTCAGCAGGATGGCGTATTCGTCAATGGTCTTCTGTATCGCCGTGCTCAAGCGCCAGTGGTTGACCAGTGTGTCATCCCTGTAAACGCCGAAGACGATATTCGTATTACCTATATCGATGACCAGAAGCATGGTTAAAAAGAGACGTCCCCTGCAATTATTCTTTGCACCTTTCCTCGGTCGTCGAGAAGTAGAGCGCCGTCCTCACCTACCCCATGAGCAATTCCCCTAAAAACCTCTCCCTGCTGCGTGACCTCGAGATACTTCCCCTTGATCTTCGCTTTTTCCTCCCACATTCTCGCGAGCATCACCGGGCCTTTGCTCTTCAGAAGGTCGTAATACGACTCTATGTTGCCCAATAGCATGCCACAAACGCGGGCTCTTTCATAGACAATTTTCGTCTCCAGGTGCAGGGATGTTGCCTTTGATCGTATATCGTCTTGCATCTCTGCTCTTTCCAAGTTCACATTGAGACCGACACCCACAACCACGAACCGGACAAGGTCGGCTTCCGTCGAAAGTTCAAGGAGTGTTCCGCAGATCTTCTTGCCGTTCACGAGCACATCGTTCGGCCATTTCAAACTTGGTTCAAGACCAAGCTCAACCAGCGTGTTATGAACTGCAAGAGACGACAAGAAAGAAACAGGGTAGACAAGAGAAGGGTGGAGTCGCGGCCGCAGAATCACCGACAGATAGAGGTTTTTACCGAAGGGCGAGAACCACGTTCTCTGCAGGCGGCCTTTGCCCGCTTTCTGCTCCTCGGCAATGACACAGGTTCCCTCGCCGGCGCCACCGAGAGCAAGCCGAAAGGCTAAGGCATTGGTGGAATCGGTAGACTCTTTATACTCGATGTTCCGACCGATGCAGCGCGTGCGGAGGTAACGCTCCACTTCCCACGGATAAAGCCGATCGGGTGCGCTCTTGAGACTGTAACCCATGCCTTTGAGCGTATTAATGGCATAACCCATCTGCCGGAGCTGCTTTACATATTTCCAGACAGCTGTCCTCGTGAGACCCAACCGGGATGATATGTAGTCCCCGGAGACATACTCGTCCCCCTCCGTCAGGAAACCAAGGATCTCACCAAGCCTATTCACTTTCGACCTTGTCGTAATGAGAGAAGAACATCGTAAAAGAGGCTCTTCCCTGGGAAAGAGAGCGTATATCCGTGGAGTAGCCAAACATTCGGGTGAGAGGGGCATCGGCCTCGACAATCGTGATCTTGTCTTGCGGCTGTACGTTGTTGATCTGACACTTTCGCATGTGCAAGTCGGCTATTATCTCTCCCAGAAACTCGTTCGGTGTGGTCACGGTGAGGGACATGAGCGGTACAAGGAGTATTGGTCCGGCATCGAGGCAGGCTTTTTTGAAGCCATCGTATGCAGCCATTTTCAGTGTGAGGCGGGCAAAGTCAGGATTGTTGAAGGAGGCATTATGCACAGTCACCTGCACGTCTGTCAGCGGAAACCCCCGGATAACCCCCATCTGAGACCCTTCAGTCACTCCCTCTTCTATAGCCGTGATATATGGGAATTCGGGCTCCTTTTTCAGTATATCGGGAATAATCATGATGCCCTTACCCCGCCCGTTAGGCGCAAGCGTCAGGGTCACCGAGCCCCGATACAGCGTGCCGTTGATCACTTTCTCAAACAACTGCTCGACCATAGCTGCACGCTCTATAGATTCCTTGTAGACTACCTGCGGTTTGCCGACCAGGACTTCCACGCCGAACTCTTCTTTTATTCTCCTCATGACCACGTCAAGGTGAAGCTCCCCCATTCCCGAGACCACGGTCTGAAAGGAACTCTCATCTGTCTTGACGACAAACGTGGGATCTTCCTCCGCAACTCTCTGCAAGGCAAGAAGGAGTTTCTCCTGATCAGCATTCTTTTTCGGCTCAACCGCCATGGAGATGACCGGCTGGTAAAGCTCTATCGGCTCCAGCAGGATGGG is drawn from Syntrophorhabdales bacterium and contains these coding sequences:
- a CDS encoding DNA recombination protein RmuC, which translates into the protein MNWVAVVVALVAGFVLGLGSAFLLRIVQNRTARELAGELFRESESERKAHVDAIVENVKAAFGCLSLDALAKSTEEFLKLAHQRLESERELGVKELDAKKGLIDQQLQRMTNQLESVSVLMSSLEKDRVEKFGELSKHLKLAGEQTATLAQTTAMLREALASTKARGQWGERMAEDILRLAGFIESVNYVKQKAIEGIGSRPDFTFLLPKDLRLNMDVKFPLDNYMRFLEAASDMEKSRFRSDFLKDVRAKIKEVTTREYINPEQNTIDYALLFIPNEQIYAFIYEHDSMIVDESLRSKVLFVSPLTLFAVLAIIRQAVDAFALEQTSNEILSLLGSFKKQWDEFQKKFEVLGKRIEDTQKEYEALTTTRRRQLEKPLNKIEELRNQRGLPASYAPDE
- a CDS encoding cation transporter, which encodes MAEAMIKIEGMTCQHCVMRVKKAFETLPGILSLDVQIGRASLSYDDSVVKREDLEAAVTAAGYRVAA
- a CDS encoding molybdopterin-dependent oxidoreductase translates to MRQIGRRLFLRIAAWSALAASAPSWVWAVFVEKLQVRTVEKDTFRFNPVTGSIHWTDKKREEPYYLLVDGLVQQPLRLSYGELKALPRTEQSSDFHCVEGWSVKALRWGGFRFSEIMKKVALRPPAKYVVFHSLGKTESPAGTLDHYVESFSIEELLDPKKECLLALSLDGKPLPHEHGAPLRVVSPYDLGYKGSKFVARIEFTTKREAGWWTLANPVYPSEAPVPKSRLTKKN
- a CDS encoding DHA2 family efflux MFS transporter permease subunit is translated as MNKWIVAIVVMIPTLIEIVDMSVVNVALDHIRGSLSAGIDESTWTITTYLVSNAIIIPITGWLSRVFGRKVYLLFSIALFTASSLLCGLAWNLESLIVFRIFQGLGGGALQPISQSILLETFPPRQHGIAMAFFGLGIMFGPIVGPLMGGWITDNWSWHWIFFINVPIGVLSLLLTFLVIKDPPYMMRIRMKMDYLGLLFIVLGLGCLQVVLDKGEREDWFASNLIVWLSVTSVVSLVLFVLAELRAEAPVVSLKIFRNASFSAGNTIMFFAFFIMFSSIVLLPLYLQTLMGYTATLAGVVLGPGGFATVIALLIAGPLITKVNPKAILLFGVLMLALSVYLMSGFNLLASFESIMWPRIILGFGMGFIFIPLTNLTLSTVRKEDMANATAIFNLLRNLGGSFGVAFVTTLLARRAQFHQLRLVEHLTPFDQPYQFMLQKGRAIFGSHGIGTMLADKGILGMTYKNLIREATMLSFNDTFYLLGIMGVCLIPLVYFLRRGAHTDVGAMH
- a CDS encoding HlyD family secretion protein; this encodes MKEQSENFRNHRTKLFVVVGLIMVAGIVSILLYVKYKATHISTDDAFVEGRIHSIASKVVGTVKKVNVQDNQFVKTGETLLELDPIDYDVRVNEASTSLEAERMKLNEQESKAKAAGQQMVELEAQLKAARANLAAEEANLAQSRTDLVRYEGLYKKDAVSKERYERVATGFKVTEAQLEAARARLKQAEAAIATQTAVVKQAENGVTTQRAQIKNKEAMLAQADLNRSYTRILAPVDGYVTKKSVETGNQVSVGMPLLAVVPLDDIWVVANYKETQLKNVRRGQQVSIKADMYSDRKFKGVVDSVMAGTGTVFSLFPPENATGNYVKVVQRIPVKILLDKESNRDHVLRVGMSVVPTIVVE
- a CDS encoding TolC family protein gives rise to the protein MNVFALKGAAYVVGLGSLKSNNPVGRMMMKEAKRTMSRCALLSLMHALVLVILCCRVYAEPLYLPEGLKMVTAESRLVKIREQEEKTTEADTLVARARLLPNVYASAGQSYLNNTPSVKLNNVHAPISQENYYAYSAAVQQILFDFMGTASQYKASVALLDAKRLDTKRTRNLVALDFAFLYFDALESEKLIAVAEKEKESLEAHLQVARDLHSSGVITKNDLLQAEVKLSDAKQKLLTAQNLRRINGARINTMLARSISMPVELMEPAAADREMISLEAAADKAEKERPEVQMVDTTMKGLGFEETARKSEYYPRFLAQGGYNYTENRYQVYEGIWSVNLLMNINIFSGGATKAELDKIRSRKMTLAVQKKKLLEDIRLELEKYYLDCANAKERIVVTKSAIAQSEENLRINKARYAEGVGLALDVTDAIALQSLAETNYYKSLYDYYRSEAGYLYAIGRELREAYQ
- a CDS encoding type III pantothenate kinase, which produces MLLVIDIGNTNIVFGVYRDDTLVNHWRLSTAIQKTIDEYAILLNSLIYFEKMRLQDFHSAIISCVVPPLLIPFHLVCKKYMGIEPLVVEPGIKTGMPILYDNPQEVGADRIVNAVAGYERHKKPLIIVDFGTATTFDYVTAKGEYQGGVIAPGMMISLEALFERASKLPRVELVKPKEIIGKNTITAMQAGIIYGYVSLVDGIVRRMKDKVKTDPYVIGTGGLANLIYKESETIDEVDELLTLKGLKILYEKNKDQHKFK
- a CDS encoding biotin--[acetyl-CoA-carboxylase] ligase — its product is MNRLGEILGFLTEGDEYVSGDYISSRLGLTRTAVWKYVKQLRQMGYAINTLKGMGYSLKSAPDRLYPWEVERYLRTRCIGRNIEYKESTDSTNALAFRLALGGAGEGTCVIAEEQKAGKGRLQRTWFSPFGKNLYLSVILRPRLHPSLVYPVSFLSSLAVHNTLVELGLEPSLKWPNDVLVNGKKICGTLLELSTEADLVRFVVVGVGLNVNLERAEMQDDIRSKATSLHLETKIVYERARVCGMLLGNIESYYDLLKSKGPVMLARMWEEKAKIKGKYLEVTQQGEVFRGIAHGVGEDGALLLDDRGKVQRIIAGDVSF